Below is a window of Candidatus Hydrogenedentota bacterium DNA.
ATGGGATTCTCCCAAGGTGGCCATGCAACCCTCGCCGTGCAGCGTGCACTCGAAAAGCTGGAAGATCCCCGCTTCAGGGTGGCCGCATCCACCCCCGTGGCAGGCCCCTTCAACCTGCGCGACATCAGCTTTCCCCAGGCCCTGACCGGACAGACCGACTCCCACGTCTACTACCTGGCCTACCTCGCCAGCGCCTACGCCGCCGTCTACAAGCAACCCATCGATTCCCTGCTCGCCAAGCCCTACGCGGAGACCGTGCCGGTTCTATTCGACGGCGATCACGAATCCGACATCATCTCGGCCGCCCTGCCCGAGAATCCAAGAGAACTTTTCGTCCCCGAATTTCTCGCCGCCTACGAGAACGGCACCGCCCATTGGTTTCTGGATGCCCTCGCCGAAAACAGCATTCGCGACTGGACCCCAAAGGCGCCCGTGAAGATATACTTCGGCGAGAACGACGTGGATGTCTTGCCGGAAGAAGCCCGAAGCGCCGAGCGGGAACTGAGAGCCCGCGGCGCGGACGTCACGGCAGTCTCCGTGGGCCCGTGGGAACACAACACTTCCGTCCTGCGCGCCGTGCCGCTCGCCCTGACATGGTTTGCGACGCTGGAGGGCAACGAAGCGCAAGCCGATGCGAAGTAATCGATGCCCGCTCCCGCGATGCTTTGTTTACGTCCTGCGTGGTGCAGCCTGAGCGATCTGCCGCGGCCGACTTCTCGGTGTTGACAGATGCCACTCGTCTCCCTAAAATGAAGTAAGGAATTGATGCAGGCACAAGAGGGTCCAAGAATGGAATCCACGCTCACAAGCAAGGGTCGGATCACCCTTCCCAAAGCCCTCCGGGACGATCTCCATCTCAAATCCGGGGACAGGATCGCATTCGAACGAAGACACGATGGCTCGTACGTCCTTCGGCCCAAGACCGTGAGCGTTGCAAGTTTGAAGGGAATTTTGAAAGACAAGTATCAGGGCCCGCCGAAGACCGTCGAGGAAATGCAGGAAGCGATCCTCGAAAACGCCGCACGCCGTAACCGTTGAGCGCGCTGGAGCGCACCGGCTTGGCAAGATGGCAATCGTAACAACCGCGCGGGCATAGCAATGAACATCACCGACCACGGTCTCCACATCGTTCCCGGCGAAGTCGCCGCGGCAACATGGAGCATGGTCTTCGGGGCGAAAGAACGACTGCTGGTCCACCGGGATGACCTCGCGTGTGGACCGCTACGCGATTTCGACTCCCTGGCCACATGGACCGAAGTGCGACAGAGCTTTTGGAACACCGTGGCTCCGGCGCGGGAGGAAGATGGTAGCGTTTTCGGCGACCACGGAGAGCCGTGCGAGCATCCACGCGCCTTGGAACGCCTCCGCGAAGCATCCGAGATTTACCTTTGGGCGGGTGACGAGCTGCACGATCAGTTGTTTGTGCTCTTCACCGTCCATCTGCTCGATTGGGTCGGAACCGTTCCAAGCGCCATTCACGTTGTTCCTTTCCACGTCCGCCCGCACCACAACGGGCGTTACATTTCCATGGGAAGTTTGAGCCCCGATGACCTGAAGCTACACCCAGAACCGGTCCAATTATCGCAGGCCGACTTCGCCACGTGCAGGGCCGCATGGACCGCCATCACAAGCAACACGCCCGAGGCACTCGTCGAGTTTACGCGCGATGGCACGTCCATGCCCCGCCATATCCTGCTCAATCTACTGCGCCGCTATCCGAAACGCGAAACCGGACTCTCCCTCTGGGACAGCATGCTCCTTGCACACACCGGTGCAAACGGCCCCAAGGCCATCCGCGTGATTGCAGAGGTACTATGCGACACCTGGGAGAATGGCGACAGTACTGGGGATGGATATCTATTTTACCGGCTCAAGCAAATGGCCAGCACCAGAAATCCACAGCCCCTTCTGCAATTGAAAGGCCCCGCAGATTCCTACCGCGAAGCGGAGGTCACCCTCACCGACTTCGGCAGGGCCGTCCTCGAAGGCCGCGCGTCGTCCTACCCAACCAACCCCATCGACGAATGGATCGGCGGTGTCCACCTTTCGTCCGCCGAAGATCGCCTGTGGTTCTACGAAGATGGCACACTTCATCGACACCGTATCGAAGCGTAAGTAATTCAAGAAATCGCGTGACGAAATCGAGTTACAACCTAATATATTCCCTTTGCGTCTTCGCGCCTCCGCGTGAGTTCTCCTGATGATCTGCACGCAAAGACGCGAAGGCGCAAAGCAACCAACATATTGTACCTCCGAGTCCCTTCAGCTTTTTCCTTCGTGCGCTTCGTGGCCTTCGTGGTAAAGTAAGATTCCCACGGCTTCCGTGAAATTCCGTGCCCTTCCGTGGTCAAATCTTCCCCCCGGCACAATCGTCATACAACGCGAAGAACACCTCCCGCACATTCCCCTTACATCGCACGAAATGTTCCCGCGCCCGTTCCCAATACCACTCCCTCTCCTCCCCCACCAGTTGCTCCAGCAGCTCCCGCAACAACCCCTCGCCCGTTTGCGTCGTGTATATCGTTGGCAAACGCCCTGGCTGGTGAATCGTAATAACAAATCCCCGCAAGCGACGCGCGCGCCACTTCACCCACTGCCAGGTCAGCCCATCCAGTTGCTCCGCGCCATCGAGAAACAGCACGGCCTCCCGAGGCGTCTCCGCCACCAGCGCCCGGGCCTGGCGCGCCTTGAAGCGAGTCTCTTCATTCAGAAATCCGTAGCGCACCGGGATGCCCCGCGCCTTCAGGCGCGCTTGCGCCTCCAGCAGCAACGTCGTCTTCCCCGATCCATGGGGCCCCACGATCGCCCCGCACAGCCCTGGCGCCACCAGCCGCGCCAGAAAGGCCTCCCACTCAAAATCCGGCGCGCGATACGCCAGCCCCTCAATGCGCGCAACCCGAAAAGGATTCTGATCCGCCGAAAGCACCCTACTCCACTTTCTTCAGGCTCACCTGCTCCACCCACGGCGACACAATCAGGTCCAGCCGCTCCACCAGATCGCCCTTGTCCACCAGCAGCTCGATGGCCCACTTCAGCGTGATTAACTGGCCGCAAAAACTGTAGGGCGCGGCGGGGATTGTAAATCGGAAAGTGCCGCTCAACTCGGCCAGATGGTGGGGCAGCGTCAACTCCTCCACCACGCCCACATCGCAGGTCCCTTTGCCCTCCGTAAACCAGAAGAGCCGCAAGATCGCGTCCCTCGGCGCATCGTCCAGTCGCCAGCCCGCGACCCCGTCGATAATCTGGCCCGGCACGAGCGTGTTGGGGTCTTGATTGATTCGCAGTGTGAGGCTCATGCGCTTTCTCCCGATCCGGAAAGGTGAAATTCAGCAGGCTGATGGGTGGAGCCCTCGGGCAGCGGCAGGGGATGAACCACCAGTTCGAACTCCTCGTTCACATCGGGCCAGCGATGGATTTCGCCGTGGACCTTCACCTGCCATTGAATCTTGTTGTTCGGCCCGTTGAACGACGGCGCCGTAAACTCGGGCATCGTAAACGTGGCCTCGCCCGCCGCAATGGCCGCGGGCTCCACCGTCTCAATCGCCACGATCTTTTCGAACACGCTCCGGTCGGTCGAAGTCGAAGTGCCGCGACGATACGTCGCCGCCTCCTGACCCTGCACAAAAATGGTTAGCTTCTGAATCCGACTCGGGTTGCCTCGAAAACTCCAGCTCACCACCACCGCGCCGCCCAGGGGCAGGTAACCCGGCGTCATTTTCAAATCGGGTCGCGGGTTGAACAGCGTAAGGAAAAAATACCCCACGCCAAAGATCAACCCAATACCAATCAGCACAAAGGGGATCAGGAACAGCGCCGAGACAACGTCGAAGGCGCCACCATCGCCTATGTCCACCGTGTCCCATACGGCGAAGCTGATGATGCCATTCCAGATTAAGGCGAAAATCAGCAGACCGACAAATCCGCCGATACTGTTGTAGCCCCCCTTCAGCGCAATCGTTCCCAAATCCGGAGCCTCGATCGGAATCGCGCTTGTGCCGCTGGAGATGGTGTAACTATAGGTCTTCGGCGCGCCCTCTCCGCGGAACATGGACGGCACGGGATGGGCCGCCCTGTCCACCGCCCGCGTGCCCGCAAACAATATAAACAACGAGACAAAAACGAATATCAGACCGAAGCCGCCGATGAGGTAGGTCAAACTGAAATCCCGGTTCAACACCGCCTCGCTCGGGGTCTCGGGATTGATGTAGCACTGCCGCAATTCGCCCGCCGGATACTGCTCCACGGCCGCCTGCTTGCCGTCGTAGCCCGAGGACGATCCCCCGAAGAAATTGTAGCGGTCGCTTTCATAGGGGACCCCGTCGTACTCGTAGGCATAGCGGATGTCCACGCTGTAGGTGTCCCCGCCGTCGGAAGACGAATGGGTGCCCACGGAACTGCTCAGGATCGTGCACGTCACCGAAGGCCACGACTGCGCATTGAACCAGTTCAGCAGCGGCACGCCGCTCAGGCCAATAAACAGCCCCGAACCCACCAGAAAGAACACCATCCCCACCAGCTTCAACACGCAACCGGACGCCGCCGTCGACTTTGATCTGGAAATCGCTCGCATGAGATTCCTCCTCGGCGAATACGATACTGCGGCGACGCGGACGATGCAAGAGAAACCATGAAATCCGCCAGCCACGCAGACCCCTGAAAGCGCTTGCAATCGACACGTCCAGCCCCGATACTGGTTACAATCAACCTGAACGGACTCGCTATCGCCATGCCAGGCCCACGATTTTCAACTCATATCGTCATCGCACTCGTCGCGTGCGCCGGCCTTTCCGCCTGCGATGTGCGTGAAGAACAATCCGGGTCACCCTCCGCTCCAACTACGTCAACACCAGCGCCCGTAGACACCGTGGCACCCGTCCACCAGCCGGAGACTTCGGCAACCGTCGAGCCGCCCCTCCCCGCCGCCCACCCCGAGCCCGCCCTCACCCCCGAACTCCATGCTCGCTTTATCCGAGGAATGTCCCTCGCCGATGCCCGGGCGCTCGTGTCGATAGAACCGATCCGCGTCGGTGGCGATGAGAAAGGCGCCGAAATCTATCGCTGGACCGACGCGCTCGGCGCGAGCTTCACGACGCGCTTTGACGCGGGCGTGCTGACCACAAAAAGCAACCTGCGCACTGCCCATGCACCAGACGCATCAACTTCCGCCCCATCCGCCGGACTCGATCTGGACAATATGCCCGTCGCCCAGATTGCGCCCGGCGTCTACATTCCCCTGGACCGCGCCGTCACCTCCGCCACGGAACAGCCGCTCGGTGCATCGGAGCTGCCCGAGGCCCCCGCGCCGCAGGCGAGTCAGCCCGACGCGCCAGCCGCCGACGCCCCGCTCGACGGGCCCACCATCGCCATCGCAGGCGCCGCGCGACGAAGCAGAAGTGATCGCGAGAAAAC
It encodes the following:
- a CDS encoding AbrB/MazE/SpoVT family DNA-binding domain-containing protein, with amino-acid sequence MESTLTSKGRITLPKALRDDLHLKSGDRIAFERRHDGSYVLRPKTVSVASLKGILKDKYQGPPKTVEEMQEAILENAARRNR
- a CDS encoding DUF1835 domain-containing protein, translated to MNITDHGLHIVPGEVAAATWSMVFGAKERLLVHRDDLACGPLRDFDSLATWTEVRQSFWNTVAPAREEDGSVFGDHGEPCEHPRALERLREASEIYLWAGDELHDQLFVLFTVHLLDWVGTVPSAIHVVPFHVRPHHNGRYISMGSLSPDDLKLHPEPVQLSQADFATCRAAWTAITSNTPEALVEFTRDGTSMPRHILLNLLRRYPKRETGLSLWDSMLLAHTGANGPKAIRVIAEVLCDTWENGDSTGDGYLFYRLKQMASTRNPQPLLQLKGPADSYREAEVTLTDFGRAVLEGRASSYPTNPIDEWIGGVHLSSAEDRLWFYEDGTLHRHRIEA
- a CDS encoding DUF3592 domain-containing protein, translated to MRAISRSKSTAASGCVLKLVGMVFFLVGSGLFIGLSGVPLLNWFNAQSWPSVTCTILSSSVGTHSSSDGGDTYSVDIRYAYEYDGVPYESDRYNFFGGSSSGYDGKQAAVEQYPAGELRQCYINPETPSEAVLNRDFSLTYLIGGFGLIFVFVSLFILFAGTRAVDRAAHPVPSMFRGEGAPKTYSYTISSGTSAIPIEAPDLGTIALKGGYNSIGGFVGLLIFALIWNGIISFAVWDTVDIGDGGAFDVVSALFLIPFVLIGIGLIFGVGYFFLTLFNPRPDLKMTPGYLPLGGAVVVSWSFRGNPSRIQKLTIFVQGQEAATYRRGTSTSTDRSVFEKIVAIETVEPAAIAAGEATFTMPEFTAPSFNGPNNKIQWQVKVHGEIHRWPDVNEEFELVVHPLPLPEGSTHQPAEFHLSGSGESA